A DNA window from Gigantopelta aegis isolate Gae_Host chromosome 4, Gae_host_genome, whole genome shotgun sequence contains the following coding sequences:
- the LOC121371526 gene encoding tauPI-stichotoxin-Hcr2c-like, which yields MNCCTGVLLAICISVICISSQAAADKCQEKSCHGGKTCKQICVSSKSVCTESRDAGPCFAAFRRFYYNRVTKSCEEFIWGGCQENGNNFETRAECFLTCVD from the exons ATGAATTGCTGTACTGGAGTTCTTTTGGCTATCTGCATATCTGTGATTTGCATAAGCAGTCAAG CTGCCGCAGATAAATGCCAG GAAAAGTCGTGTCATGGCGGTAAAACTTGCAAACAGATCTGCGTGTCCTCCAAGTCAG TGTGTACAGAGTCCCGGGACGCTGGTCCATGTTTTGCTGCCTTCCGTCGGTTCTACTACAATCGCGTGACCAAGTCGTGCGAGGAATTCATCTGGGGAGGATGTCAAGAGAACGGGAACAACTTCGAAACTCGAGCCGAATGTTTCTTGACATGTGTCGACTAA